CTCCGTCGTCGATCCCTCGAGCGTGCAGATCCGCGGGGCCGCGAGCGAGGTGCGCCGCATCGAGGTCGTGCGCACGCAGCCCGTCGACCTGACCGAGCTGGGGCCGGGCCGCCACCAGCGCCGCGTGCCGCTCACCGCGCTCCCGGACCACGTCACCTACGTCGACACCGTCTCGGTGGTCGTGACGGTGACGGTCGAGGAGGAGGAGGGCAGCCGCAACTTCGAGGACCTCGAGGTCAGCGTCATGGGGGGCGAGCCCGTGGCGTTGCGCCCGGCGCGGGTCGACGTCCGCCTCCGCGGCCCGCGCGCCCGGATCGACGATCTCCACCCGCGGCGCGTCGTGCCCTTCGTCGACGTCTCCGCGCTCGACCCGGACCGCGGCGCGCAGCCGCTCGCGGTGCAGATCCGCGGCCTCCCGGACGGCATCGTCGGCACGCCCGACCCGGCCGAGGTCCTCGCCGTCCCCGCGCGCTGAGCGGCTCCTCTTCAGCGCACCGCGTGCGCGATGTCGGCGCCGGCCTCCAGGGGAG
The Sandaracinaceae bacterium genome window above contains:
- a CDS encoding CdaR family protein, giving the protein MTTPAKKSFLMRALTEHIGLKLVALVASVGLFVIVRGTEDAQISISVDVVALLPPPSTERMLVSEIPDEIRVTLRGSRSVLNAVRRDGMQPIQMDLRDANAHFYYFEQEELELPAGASIVQIAPAAVPLTWVDRAERRVRVDPVFEGEVAEGNLLVGSVVDPSSVQIRGAASEVRRIEVVRTQPVDLTELGPGRHQRRVPLTALPDHVTYVDTVSVVVTVTVEEEEGSRNFEDLEVSVMGGEPVALRPARVDVRLRGPRARIDDLHPRRVVPFVDVSALDPDRGAQPLAVQIRGLPDGIVGTPDPAEVLAVPAR